A single region of the Nocardioides aquaticus genome encodes:
- a CDS encoding SCO6880 family protein, translating to MTTYADYQRDPIGWFFGLSGGQLLLLSLASLPAFWAISRVAWFSALLFAGIWLMVLAVTVVPVRGRSATGWMIASIAYAFGGLLGWTSFRAKAARGRAEDLETPDLPGVLQGIQIHDGPPHGSQLQRVAVVQDHSTRTWSVTAAVVHPGIGMQDSDERARYGEALAGLIDVAGRTEKIDEILFVVRTVPEDGAERELWVTKHRRPGAPELAEQVNADLARGLTQASVRTEVFVTLVVPEARIARSAKESGGGLEGRCRELYLLLGEIEAQLRGPLGMTSVRWLTSPELALACRTGFAPGDRAGIVEALSMREKDAGVAADVPWAMAGPSGADATVRHYSHDAWNSISSTIKLPTRGAVMGALAPILTPSEAGERRSFVVAYPMVSQSKADRQSGNAEWAADIAEGMNERLGRKTRAKQRDDTSKARGLDVKLARGNALTRPYAVCTVTVPKTSRISEFGRRLDASIRRAGFAPLRLDLSQDVGFASSTVPLGISLTRAGDA from the coding sequence ATGACGACGTACGCCGACTACCAGCGAGATCCCATCGGGTGGTTCTTCGGGCTCTCCGGTGGCCAGCTGCTGCTGCTGTCGCTGGCCAGCCTCCCGGCCTTCTGGGCCATCAGCAGGGTTGCGTGGTTCTCCGCGCTGCTGTTCGCCGGCATCTGGCTGATGGTGCTGGCCGTCACCGTCGTCCCCGTCCGCGGCCGCTCGGCCACGGGCTGGATGATCGCCTCGATCGCCTACGCCTTCGGCGGGCTGCTCGGCTGGACCTCGTTCCGCGCCAAGGCCGCCCGGGGACGGGCCGAGGACCTCGAAACCCCCGACCTGCCCGGGGTGCTGCAGGGCATCCAGATCCACGACGGCCCGCCCCACGGCTCGCAGCTCCAGCGGGTGGCCGTGGTCCAGGACCACTCCACCCGCACCTGGTCGGTCACCGCCGCGGTGGTGCACCCCGGCATCGGCATGCAGGACAGCGACGAGCGCGCCCGCTACGGCGAAGCGCTCGCGGGCCTGATCGACGTGGCCGGTCGGACCGAGAAGATCGACGAGATCCTCTTCGTGGTCCGCACCGTGCCCGAGGACGGCGCCGAGCGGGAGCTGTGGGTCACCAAACACCGCCGGCCAGGCGCCCCCGAGCTCGCCGAGCAGGTCAACGCCGACCTGGCCCGTGGCCTGACCCAGGCATCGGTGCGGACCGAGGTCTTCGTGACCCTGGTGGTGCCGGAGGCCCGCATCGCCCGCTCGGCCAAGGAGTCCGGCGGGGGACTCGAGGGTAGGTGCCGCGAGCTGTACCTGCTGCTCGGCGAGATCGAGGCGCAGCTGCGTGGCCCGCTCGGGATGACCTCGGTGCGGTGGCTGACCAGCCCGGAGCTGGCGCTGGCGTGCCGCACCGGCTTCGCGCCCGGCGACCGTGCCGGCATCGTCGAGGCACTCTCGATGCGCGAGAAGGACGCCGGCGTGGCCGCCGACGTCCCGTGGGCGATGGCCGGCCCGTCGGGTGCCGACGCCACCGTGCGTCACTACAGCCACGACGCGTGGAACTCGATCAGCTCCACCATCAAGCTCCCGACCCGCGGCGCGGTGATGGGAGCCTTGGCGCCCATCCTGACCCCCAGCGAAGCCGGCGAACGGCGCAGCTTCGTGGTCGCCTACCCGATGGTGTCGCAGTCCAAGGCCGACCGGCAGAGCGGCAACGCCGAGTGGGCCGCCGACATCGCCGAGGGCATGAACGAGCGCCTGGGCCGCAAGACCCGCGCGAAGCAGCGCGATGACACCAGCAAGGCCCGAGGTCTGGACGTGAAGCTGGCCCGCGGCAACGCGCTCACTCGGCCCTACGCGGTGTGCACCGTGACGGTGCCGAAGACCTCGCGGATCAGCGAGTTCGGCCGCCGCCTCGACGCCTCGATCCGCCGCGCCGGGTTCGCCCCGCTGCGCCTGGACCTGTCCCAAGACGTCGGGTTCGCCTCCTCCACGGTGCCGCTCGGCATCAGCCTGACCCGGGCGGGAGACGCCTGA
- a CDS encoding ATP-binding protein has translation MSNSKMRRRGGHGRGRDMAALLSDFGHDLPTVPTPAPQAKEARLFRHTPRRGTARPGRGWSPAKATALAYRMTSDQAPVFWPFISAPALPPTGAQMGIDQLSGGSFYFDPFGWVLDDAVPVTNPNVFFFAKPGLGKSATTKAFCLRMMPFGYKVLILGDPKDEYERLCRAFGVEPFAIGPGMRTRINPLAMGPLGQGWEHLSAEEAQRRATIIFGRWLTLVRGLVGSMRIGTNHVPFGPTDADVVHTALEHLTGYSEGSSVLRETTIPELWHLLHKPTEDLITRSRYATRQQFLDETRLLRDALGQLVKGALAGLFDAPTNIEVDWSAPIQSLSLSRLDDLGDEAVGIALLALNSWGRGMRETARSDGDPGDLRIVVRDESWRQLRLGPDAVKSFDADLRLSRGMAGRGGDIQFAIAHKPSDLLAAGDVGSQAATIAKDLLDLADVKILGGQNPKVARELDSMLGLGPIAQDLVAGWARQDKGRALWSVGESTYKVQTVLHPLEKQLTWTNEAIETAR, from the coding sequence ATGAGCAACAGCAAGATGCGTCGACGCGGCGGCCACGGGAGAGGTCGCGACATGGCGGCGCTGCTCTCCGACTTCGGCCACGACCTGCCCACCGTCCCCACGCCGGCACCGCAGGCCAAGGAGGCCCGGCTGTTCCGCCACACCCCGCGCCGCGGCACAGCCCGCCCCGGACGAGGGTGGTCGCCCGCCAAGGCCACCGCGCTGGCCTACCGGATGACCAGCGACCAGGCCCCGGTGTTCTGGCCCTTCATCTCCGCCCCGGCCCTGCCGCCCACGGGCGCCCAGATGGGCATCGACCAGCTCTCCGGTGGCTCGTTCTACTTCGACCCCTTCGGCTGGGTGCTCGACGACGCGGTGCCGGTGACCAACCCCAACGTCTTCTTCTTCGCCAAGCCCGGCCTCGGCAAGTCCGCGACCACCAAGGCGTTCTGCCTGCGGATGATGCCGTTCGGCTACAAGGTGCTGATCCTGGGCGACCCCAAGGACGAGTACGAGCGGCTGTGCCGCGCCTTCGGTGTCGAGCCCTTCGCGATCGGCCCCGGGATGCGGACCCGGATCAACCCGCTCGCTATGGGGCCGCTGGGCCAGGGCTGGGAGCACCTCTCGGCCGAGGAGGCCCAGCGTCGCGCCACCATCATCTTCGGCCGCTGGCTCACCCTGGTCCGTGGCCTGGTCGGCTCGATGCGCATCGGCACCAACCACGTCCCGTTCGGACCCACCGACGCCGACGTGGTCCACACCGCCCTGGAGCACCTCACCGGCTACAGCGAGGGCAGCTCGGTGCTGCGCGAGACCACCATCCCCGAGCTGTGGCACCTGCTGCACAAACCCACCGAGGACCTCATCACACGGTCCCGCTACGCCACCCGCCAGCAGTTCCTCGACGAGACCCGACTGCTGCGCGACGCGCTCGGCCAGCTCGTCAAGGGCGCACTCGCCGGGCTGTTCGACGCCCCCACCAACATCGAGGTCGACTGGTCCGCGCCTATCCAGTCGCTGTCCCTGTCGCGCCTCGACGACCTCGGCGACGAGGCGGTCGGCATCGCGCTGCTCGCGCTCAACTCCTGGGGCCGCGGCATGCGCGAGACCGCCCGATCAGATGGCGACCCCGGCGACCTGCGCATCGTCGTGCGTGACGAGTCCTGGCGCCAGCTGCGCCTCGGGCCCGACGCTGTGAAGAGCTTCGACGCCGACCTGCGGCTGAGCCGAGGGATGGCCGGCCGGGGGGGCGACATCCAGTTCGCGATCGCCCACAAGCCCTCCGACCTCCTCGCCGCCGGCGACGTCGGCTCCCAGGCCGCCACCATCGCCAAGGACCTCCTCGACCTCGCCGACGTGAAGATCCTCGGCGGGCAGAACCCCAAGGTCGCCCGCGAGCTCGACTCCATGCTCGGCCTCGGACCCATCGCCCAAGACCTCGTCGCCGGGTGGGCGCGGCAGGACAAGGGCCGTGCCCTGTGGTCAGTGGGGGAATCGACCTACAAGGTCCAGACCGTGCTGCACCCGCTGGAGAAGCAGCTCACCTGGACCAACGAGGCCATAGAGACAGCCCGATGA
- a CDS encoding peptidoglycan DD-metalloendopeptidase family protein — protein sequence MLVILTGLPLIGAVMITMSTQAAAECRTQADTTVSSELGDLGDIEGPVGGPVKGSVTLSQANIKVSLPLSAFNADLNTTLRSDPDFVTLNEISSRSLGQIQSAAPGYEVFREDPAGGPDSIESIGSAVLWKRDAWTKVNAGRVKIVSDDQLYSKGNPRTWDRYATWVMLQRKSDGAVVSVIATHHMTNPHKFPRQHGNPALTRAQQYGAGMDILVQLTNSLASHGPVVIGGDMNTHASYTDLPWSAVSKMTAAGYGWANHSVDFVFFPQSQGARLANSSTGPLVSDHQWLTARIDMNGAGPSSTSGSTPGTATVADTSSTGSGSSGDVDDAAGDAGEDVDAAGAAPPAGDVLPALMQLRFSEAYPTLTAEQARNAVTIAQVARDLRVPRYGLEVAIATAIQESKLVNLDGGDRDSGGLLQQRPSTGWGSRAQVTNPTLAAQAFFGRAQHTSNPGLLDIPGWEQMPLTEAAQAVQRSGLPGAYAQWEDVTGDITDILGGDLPEVPGGDVEIASTTTSTGSCTDGDTIAPITVGTLNLLGAGHTSGPDARKGFSSWQARLPGAMSSLKDAGITIAALQEVHGPQADAMASRYSQQWGMYPSSGPTQNKVIWDLNEWSATDQRLVDIPYFGGHDVGMPLVQLTSTTTGQAIWVWSIHNPANTQGNVFGRRVEALRRQLDTLDDLAATGTPTVIGGGFNDGGDGTNASHCVLTPTVTNAFGGSSAPCRQPKKDAPIDHIYGANLTWASARVDNGTQSQKISDHPLVVATTAGSSAGCALTSGATNTNYNLGQVKAQLTQLVNVLGPMFDIKTVGGYRDSATDPNGHPAGLAADFMVPLSSAGRAQGQALADYAKQHAGELGIDYIIWYQQIWSTSRASEGWRPMDDRGSATENHRDHVHINVKPGDPFDDPVSSIFSGGETASCSEIVYPVPAAYVGNDAHNWHSQGSAWDSWHTGTDFGALCGTSVYAAHSGTVEIDTTQSWAGPTLVKVSTGPISLTTWYAHMQQVTVSRGETVQAGQQIGMVGDEGNSRGCHLHFEVHLENGSIYGADNVDPSQWLAENASPNGGTVAARAA from the coding sequence GTGCTGGTAATCCTCACCGGCCTGCCCCTGATCGGCGCCGTGATGATCACGATGTCGACCCAGGCCGCCGCCGAGTGCCGCACCCAGGCCGACACCACCGTCTCCAGTGAGTTGGGCGACCTCGGCGACATCGAGGGACCGGTCGGCGGGCCGGTCAAGGGCTCGGTGACGCTGTCGCAGGCCAACATCAAGGTCAGCCTCCCGCTGTCAGCGTTCAACGCCGACCTCAACACCACGCTCAGGTCCGATCCGGACTTCGTCACGCTCAACGAGATCAGCAGCCGCAGCCTCGGCCAGATCCAGAGCGCGGCCCCCGGCTACGAGGTCTTCCGCGAGGACCCCGCGGGCGGACCGGACTCGATCGAGTCGATTGGCAGCGCCGTGCTGTGGAAGCGCGACGCGTGGACCAAGGTCAACGCCGGGCGGGTCAAGATCGTCTCCGACGACCAGCTCTACTCCAAGGGCAACCCGCGCACCTGGGACCGGTACGCCACCTGGGTGATGCTGCAGCGTAAGAGCGACGGTGCCGTGGTCTCGGTCATCGCCACGCACCACATGACCAACCCCCACAAGTTCCCCCGCCAGCACGGGAACCCGGCCCTGACCCGCGCCCAGCAATACGGCGCCGGGATGGACATCCTCGTCCAGCTGACGAACTCGCTGGCCTCCCACGGCCCCGTCGTCATCGGCGGCGACATGAACACCCACGCCTCCTACACCGACCTGCCCTGGTCGGCGGTCTCGAAGATGACGGCCGCCGGCTACGGGTGGGCGAACCACTCGGTCGACTTCGTCTTCTTCCCCCAGAGCCAGGGCGCACGTCTGGCCAACAGCTCGACCGGGCCCCTGGTCTCTGACCACCAGTGGCTCACCGCCCGGATCGACATGAACGGCGCCGGCCCCAGCTCCACCTCCGGCTCGACCCCCGGGACCGCCACGGTGGCAGACACCTCGAGCACTGGGTCGGGCAGCTCCGGCGACGTCGACGACGCCGCCGGGGATGCGGGCGAGGACGTGGACGCCGCGGGCGCAGCCCCGCCGGCCGGCGATGTCCTCCCCGCACTGATGCAGCTGCGCTTCTCTGAGGCCTACCCCACCCTGACGGCCGAGCAGGCCCGCAACGCGGTCACCATCGCCCAGGTCGCGCGCGACCTGCGCGTCCCCCGTTACGGCCTCGAGGTGGCGATCGCCACGGCGATCCAGGAGTCCAAGCTGGTCAACCTCGACGGCGGTGACCGCGACTCCGGCGGCCTGTTGCAGCAGCGCCCCTCGACCGGCTGGGGCAGCCGCGCCCAGGTCACCAATCCCACCCTGGCGGCCCAGGCCTTCTTCGGCCGAGCCCAGCACACCAGCAACCCCGGGCTGCTCGACATCCCCGGCTGGGAGCAGATGCCGTTGACCGAGGCCGCCCAGGCCGTGCAGCGCTCGGGGCTCCCCGGCGCCTACGCCCAGTGGGAGGATGTCACCGGCGACATCACCGACATCCTCGGCGGCGACCTGCCCGAGGTTCCCGGCGGCGACGTCGAGATCGCCTCCACAACGACGTCAACCGGCAGCTGCACCGACGGCGACACCATCGCCCCGATCACCGTCGGCACCCTCAACCTCCTCGGCGCCGGCCACACCTCCGGCCCCGATGCACGGAAGGGATTCAGCAGCTGGCAGGCCCGCCTGCCCGGTGCGATGAGCTCGCTCAAGGACGCCGGGATCACCATCGCTGCGCTCCAGGAGGTCCACGGGCCGCAAGCCGACGCGATGGCCAGCCGCTACTCCCAGCAATGGGGCATGTACCCGTCTTCGGGTCCCACCCAGAACAAGGTGATCTGGGACCTCAACGAGTGGAGCGCCACCGACCAGCGGCTCGTCGACATCCCCTACTTCGGCGGCCACGACGTGGGCATGCCGCTGGTACAGCTGACCTCCACCACCACCGGGCAGGCAATCTGGGTCTGGAGCATCCACAACCCGGCCAACACCCAAGGTAACGTCTTTGGTCGCCGTGTCGAGGCGCTTCGCCGTCAGCTCGACACCCTCGACGACCTGGCAGCCACCGGCACGCCCACGGTCATCGGCGGCGGTTTCAACGACGGGGGGGACGGCACGAACGCATCGCACTGCGTGCTCACCCCGACCGTCACCAACGCCTTCGGCGGCTCCTCAGCACCGTGCCGTCAACCGAAGAAGGACGCCCCGATCGACCACATCTACGGCGCCAACCTCACCTGGGCCAGCGCACGGGTCGACAACGGCACCCAGTCGCAGAAGATCAGCGACCACCCGCTCGTCGTGGCCACCACCGCCGGCAGCAGCGCCGGATGCGCCCTGACCTCGGGCGCCACGAACACCAACTACAACCTTGGCCAGGTCAAGGCCCAGTTGACCCAGCTCGTCAACGTCCTGGGCCCGATGTTCGACATCAAGACCGTCGGCGGCTACCGCGACAGCGCCACCGATCCCAACGGCCACCCGGCCGGGCTGGCGGCTGACTTCATGGTTCCGCTCAGCTCCGCCGGCCGCGCGCAGGGACAGGCGCTCGCCGACTACGCCAAGCAGCACGCCGGCGAGCTCGGGATCGACTACATCATCTGGTACCAGCAGATCTGGTCGACCAGCCGCGCCTCCGAGGGCTGGCGCCCCATGGACGACCGAGGCAGCGCCACCGAGAACCACCGCGACCACGTCCACATCAACGTCAAGCCCGGCGACCCCTTCGACGACCCGGTCAGCTCGATCTTCAGCGGCGGCGAGACGGCCAGTTGCTCCGAGATCGTCTACCCGGTCCCCGCCGCCTACGTCGGCAACGACGCCCACAACTGGCACAGCCAGGGAAGCGCCTGGGACTCCTGGCACACCGGCACCGACTTCGGAGCACTCTGCGGCACTTCGGTTTACGCCGCCCACTCCGGGACCGTCGAGATCGACACCACCCAGTCGTGGGCCGGCCCCACCCTGGTCAAGGTCAGCACCGGACCCATTTCTCTGACCACCTGGTACGCCCACATGCAGCAGGTCACCGTCAGCCGCGGCGAGACGGTCCAGGCCGGCCAACAGATCGGCATGGTCGGCGACGAGGGCAACTCCCGCGGCTGCCACCTGCACTTCGAGGTGCACCTGGAGAACGGCTCGATCTACGGCGCCGACAACGTCGACCCCTCCCAATGG